CCGGATGACCGATTCGATTCGCTGTACGACGAGATATTCACCATGAGCGGAGACAACCACGATACGGAGTCCCTCTCGGAGGAGGAACAGGAGGAGCTGCTACAGGAGGTCGAACGAAAGCGATCCCATCGGGGTTTAGCGGCCGCCGTCGTCGCCCTGGTCGGGATCACGTTCTCGGCGTTTCAGATGTGGATCGCCGCCAACAGCTATCGGTTCGCAGCGACGATCCCGGGCGTCGGCGAGGTCGAAATCGCGTCGCTCCAGCCGCTGCAGGTGTACGCGATCCACGTGTCCTTCGCGCTGGTGCTCGCCTTCTTGCTGTTTCCGGCGACACGGGGCGACGGATTCGTCGCTCGCCAGCTCGGGGGAGTCGTCCCCGCAGTTCGCGACCGGCTCGGTCCCGAGAGTCCCGTGACGCAGGGCGTCGAGCGGCTCGCGGCCGGCGTTCGGTGGGCGGTGGCCGATCCCGAGCTACGGCGAATTACCCCGCTCGACGTCTGTCTCACCGTCCTCTCGGTGCTGCCGACCTACTACATCGTCACCGAGTACGAAGAGATCAGCCAGATGGCGACGTTCGGTATCCAGTCGGGGCAGCCGATCCAGGAGGTCTTTCCGCTGCTCGAACCGCTCGTCATGGGTATCGCCGCGCTCGGTCCGCCGGTCGACGAGTACGCCGGTCCGTTCCTGCTCGGTGCGCTCGGCATTCTCCTCGTGCTCGAGGCGACCCGCCGGACGCTCGGCGTCGTCCTCATGGCGCTGATCTCGCTGTTCATCGTCTACGCCCGCTGGGGGTACGTCATTCCGAGCGATTCGGCCATCGGAGCGCTGTCGATCCAGCCCGATACCTGGGGTAGCATCGTCTACAACCTCTGGTATACCACCGAAGCGGGCATCATGAGCACGCCCGTCTCCGTCAGCGTCCGCTTTATCTACATCTTCATCCTCTTCGGAGCGTTCCTCGAGATGAGCGGCGCCGGCAAGTGGTTCATCGACCTCGCCTACTCGCTGACCGGTACCAGGAAAGGCGGTCCGGCGAAGGCGAGCGTCGTCTCGAGCGGCTTCATGGGAATGCTCAGCGGCTCGTCGATCGCGAACACGGTGACGACGGGCGCATTCACGATCCCGCTGATGAAGCGGTCGGGCTACTCCCCCGAGTTCTCCGGCGCCGTGGAGTCGTCCGCGTCGTCGGGCGGTCAGGTACTTCCGCCCGTGATGGGCGCGGCCGCGTTCCTCATCGTCGAATTCACCGGAACGGCGTACTCGGACGTGATCGTGGCCGCCACCCTACCCGCGATCGCCTTCTTCTTCGGGATGTGGGTGATGGTTCACTTCGAAGCGGTCCGCGGCGGTATCGGCGGGCTCTCGCGCGGCGAACTCCCCGACGGATTCGCGAAGTTCCGCGCTGGCTGGTTCTATCTCATCCCGCTGGTCTTACTGCTGTACTTCCTGATCGTCGCTCGACTCTCGATCAACCGCGCCGGCTGGTACACGATCATCGCCGTCGTCGCGCTGATCGCAGTCGTGTCCGTCTACGACGACCGCCTGCTCGAACTCGACGACGGCGTCGACGAGTCCGGACGGCGAGTCGCATCGGCAGTCGGCCGCCCGTCACTTGCCGAGAACGCCGGCTATCAGTTCGGCGCGTTCATCCTGAAGTCGATGGACTCCGGCGCGCGAACTGCGACGACGGTCGTCATCGCCGTCGCCGCCGCAGGGGTCGTCCCGGGCGTCATCAGCGTCTCCGGGCTCGGGCCGAACCTCGCGGCGCTCATCGACGCCGTCAGCGGCGGGTCGATCCTGATCCTCCTCTCGCTGACGGGCGTCGCGGCGATCATCTTCGGGATGGGAATGCCCACGACCGCGATGTACATCATCCTGGTCGCGATGCTCGGCGGGCCGATGGAGGACCTCGGCGTCTGGGTCGTCGCGGCCCACCTCTTCGTCCTCTACTTCGGGCTGATGGCGGACGTCACGCCGCCGGTCGCCGTCGCCGCCTTCGCCGGCGCGGGCGTCGCCAAGGCCGACGAACTCAAGACCGCGACCGCCGCGTTCCTCCTCTCGCTGAACAAGATTCTCGTCCCGTTCGCGTTCGTCTTCTCGCCAGGCATCCTGCTCGCGCGAAACGTCGACGGTCAGTGGGGGGTCATCGGCTGGAGCGACGTGACGGATCTCGGGTTCTTCCTTCCCGAGGTTGTCGTCCCCATCGTCGGGATGTTCCTCGGCGTGTACGCGCTCGGCGTCACGATCATCGGCCACCAGTATGCGGCGGTCGATACCGGCCGGCGGACGCTGTACGCGATCGCATCGATCCTCCTGATGGTTCCGGAGGTCCCGCTGCTCGTCGTCGAAGGGCTGCTCGGGCTGGCCGGCGTCTCCGTCGGACTGGCGTCCTTCGGGGTGACGTTCCCGCTGCGCCTGGCCGGCCTGGCGATCCTCGTCTCGCTGTCGTACCGCAACTACTCTCGGGTGTCGGGCGCCGGCTCGGAGCCGGCCGCGCCGACGCCGGGTGACGCGTAGCGCCGCCGGGCAGCGGACAGCGCTCGCCGGCGCTCTTTTTCGGATCGGTTCGCACACGCGTTAGAATTTTATCACTATCCGTCGTAGCCCCGTCCGTGTCCGATCGAACCGCGGACGACGCGTCCGATCCCGGCGACCGCGACCGCACTCCCACCGACGAGGCCAGGCCGGACGCCGCCTTCCGGTTCGCCGTCGGCGGCTACGTCGGCGTCCTCGCGGCGGGCCTGGCGGCCACCGTCGCGTCGCTCGCCGGTGCGGCTTCGATCGTCGTCGTGGGCGTGACCCTGATCGGCAGTCCGGTTGGGTGCCTCGCCGGCGTCGTTTTCGCGCGACGCGTCCGCGGACTTCCGATCCGACTCGGCCGGACCTGGCGGCGACGGACGGCGGTCGGGCTCCCGGCGGTTCCGTTCGGAGCGGTGGGTCTCGCCTCGATGCTGGCCTCGGTTGCGTTCCGATCGGGACTCGTCGCGCTCGCGTCGGCGTTTGCGATCACCATCGCGGGCTACGTCGTCACGCGGATGGCGCGGACCCGCTTCGTCGACGCGGTCACCGGCGACGAGCCCGCCGCGACGTGGCGGTGGGACCCGCCGGGAAGCCCCAGACGGGACGCGCTCTTACTCCTCCTATGGCTCATTTTGAGCGCCGTCAACGCCGCCAGCGGCGAGTGGCTCGCCGCGCTCGCGTGGTTCGGAATCGCCGCCTTCTGGCTGGCCGGCGGGCTCGCCGAGGGCCGATGGTGGGTGGACGCGGTGGGCGCGACGCCCGAACTCCGCGTTCACGACGCCGGCCTTGTGATCCAACGGCCGTACGCGCGGTCGCTCGTGCCGTGGCGCGAGGTCTCGCACGTCCGCCTGCGCGAGGACGAACTCGTCCTGGACCGCGACCTCCGCGACGTGCGGTTCGATCGCGACGAACTGGCGGACCTCGAGGCCGTCCGGGCGGCCATCGATCGCCACCGCCAGGCCGGGTCGCCTGGCGCTCGGTCGTGACGCTACGAACGGACCCACCGAGCGTCGCCCGCTCCGTGGCGATTATTTGCGATTATTCGAGGGCGGCCCGTCCGCTCGTCGCGCTCCGGAGCCGGTCTCGGAGCGCCTCGGCGTCGGCGACCGGGACGCGGACGTCGAAGGTGACGTCGGCCCCG
This window of the Natrinema salifodinae genome carries:
- a CDS encoding TRAP transporter permease — its product is MSGDNHDTESLSEEEQEELLQEVERKRSHRGLAAAVVALVGITFSAFQMWIAANSYRFAATIPGVGEVEIASLQPLQVYAIHVSFALVLAFLLFPATRGDGFVARQLGGVVPAVRDRLGPESPVTQGVERLAAGVRWAVADPELRRITPLDVCLTVLSVLPTYYIVTEYEEISQMATFGIQSGQPIQEVFPLLEPLVMGIAALGPPVDEYAGPFLLGALGILLVLEATRRTLGVVLMALISLFIVYARWGYVIPSDSAIGALSIQPDTWGSIVYNLWYTTEAGIMSTPVSVSVRFIYIFILFGAFLEMSGAGKWFIDLAYSLTGTRKGGPAKASVVSSGFMGMLSGSSIANTVTTGAFTIPLMKRSGYSPEFSGAVESSASSGGQVLPPVMGAAAFLIVEFTGTAYSDVIVAATLPAIAFFFGMWVMVHFEAVRGGIGGLSRGELPDGFAKFRAGWFYLIPLVLLLYFLIVARLSINRAGWYTIIAVVALIAVVSVYDDRLLELDDGVDESGRRVASAVGRPSLAENAGYQFGAFILKSMDSGARTATTVVIAVAAAGVVPGVISVSGLGPNLAALIDAVSGGSILILLSLTGVAAIIFGMGMPTTAMYIILVAMLGGPMEDLGVWVVAAHLFVLYFGLMADVTPPVAVAAFAGAGVAKADELKTATAAFLLSLNKILVPFAFVFSPGILLARNVDGQWGVIGWSDVTDLGFFLPEVVVPIVGMFLGVYALGVTIIGHQYAAVDTGRRTLYAIASILLMVPEVPLLVVEGLLGLAGVSVGLASFGVTFPLRLAGLAILVSLSYRNYSRVSGAGSEPAAPTPGDA
- a CDS encoding PH domain-containing protein — its product is MSDRTADDASDPGDRDRTPTDEARPDAAFRFAVGGYVGVLAAGLAATVASLAGAASIVVVGVTLIGSPVGCLAGVVFARRVRGLPIRLGRTWRRRTAVGLPAVPFGAVGLASMLASVAFRSGLVALASAFAITIAGYVVTRMARTRFVDAVTGDEPAATWRWDPPGSPRRDALLLLLWLILSAVNAASGEWLAALAWFGIAAFWLAGGLAEGRWWVDAVGATPELRVHDAGLVIQRPYARSLVPWREVSHVRLREDELVLDRDLRDVRFDRDELADLEAVRAAIDRHRQAGSPGARS